A stretch of the Asterias rubens unplaced genomic scaffold, eAstRub1.3, whole genome shotgun sequence genome encodes the following:
- the LOC117306332 gene encoding uncharacterized protein LOC117306332, with the protein MEKEGLVRSVKWADKMGVKIGTIVTDRHRQITKYIRDELQPRGTSHFFDIWHVAKGKFKCVLFHIAFAGLKKKLLAAAKPKGCETIKDWVSSIVNNLYWVAASTPGCDPDLMWAKFESAINHVLDVHEHGNPLYPKCIHGPLPPQRWLIPGMIISLFLLKFQLLGKFLKEDDNPNPKLFLDKC; encoded by the exons ATGGAGAAGGAGGGTCTCGTGAGATCAGTGAAGTGGGCTGACAAAATGGGAGTCAAGATCGGCACCATCGTGACGGATCGTCACAGACAGATAACCAAGTACATCCGAGATGAGCTTCAACCTCGCGGAACCAGCCACTTTTTTGACATTTGGCACGTTGCTAAGGGTAAATTT AAATGTGTTCTATTTCATATTGCTTTCGCAGGACTCAAGAAAAAGCTGCTGGCTGCTGCAAAACCAAAGGGGTGCGAAACAATAAAGGATTGGGTGAGCTCAATAGTCAACAATCTCTACTGGGTTGCTGCGTCGACGCCAGGTTGTGACCCAGACCTGATGTGGGCTAAGTTTGAGAGCGCCATAAACCATGTACTGGATGTTCATGAGCATGGTAACCCACTGTACCCGAAGTGTATTCATGGTCCCTTGCCACCCCAAAGATGGCTTATCCCTGGTATGAtaattagtttgtttttactgAAGTTCCAATTGCTAGGCAAATTTTTGAAAGAAGACGACAACCCAAACCCAAAACTATTTCTTGACAAGTGTTAG